One window of the Candidatus Methylomirabilota bacterium genome contains the following:
- a CDS encoding SDR family oxidoreductase, giving the protein MAASGKVAIVTGAGSGIGRAVALALMREGYAVTLAGRRKEALEAVAAEGKPSGARALVVPTDVGDPASVRALFARTKDTFGRLDVLFNNAGIGAPAIPLEDLTYEQWKAVVDTNLTGAFLCTQEAFKIMKSQEPRGGRIINNGSISAHAPRPNSSPYTSTKHAITGLTKASSLDGRKYDIACGQIDIGNAATPMTERMKKGVPQPNGTVVPEPTMDVENVARAVVLMAGLPLDANVQFLTVMATKMPFVGRG; this is encoded by the coding sequence ATGGCCGCGTCGGGGAAAGTCGCGATCGTCACGGGCGCGGGAAGCGGCATCGGCAGGGCCGTCGCGCTGGCGCTCATGCGGGAAGGCTACGCGGTCACGCTCGCCGGGCGCCGCAAGGAGGCACTGGAAGCCGTGGCCGCGGAGGGGAAGCCGTCCGGCGCGCGGGCTCTCGTGGTGCCGACCGACGTGGGCGATCCCGCGTCCGTGCGCGCCCTCTTCGCCAGGACGAAGGACACGTTCGGCCGGCTCGACGTCCTGTTCAACAACGCGGGGATCGGCGCGCCCGCCATCCCGCTCGAAGACCTGACCTACGAGCAGTGGAAGGCGGTCGTGGACACCAACCTGACCGGCGCGTTCCTCTGCACGCAGGAAGCGTTCAAGATCATGAAGAGCCAGGAGCCCCGCGGCGGGCGCATCATCAACAATGGCTCCATCTCGGCGCACGCCCCGCGGCCCAACTCGTCTCCCTACACCTCGACCAAGCACGCGATCACCGGCCTCACCAAGGCCTCCTCCCTCGACGGCCGGAAGTACGACATCGCCTGCGGCCAGATCGACATCGGCAACGCCGCGACGCCAATGACGGAGCGGATGAAGAAAGGCGTCCCGCAGCCGAACGGGACGGTCGTGCCGGAGCCCACGATGGACGTCGAGAACGTCGCGCGCGCGGTCGTGCTGATGGCCGGTCTGCCCTTGGACGCGAACGTCCAGTTCCTCACGGTCATGGCGACGAAGATGCCGTTCGTCGGCCGGGGGTAG